The Syntrophaceae bacterium genome has a segment encoding these proteins:
- a CDS encoding NAD-dependent epimerase/dehydratase family protein has translation MRALVLGGNGFIGSHLTDRLLMEGHDVRVFDKYEERCRPPLRGVDYHLGDFGNRGLLAEALRDREVVYHLVWNTVPKTSNDDAFFDVSSNLADTLFLLEECVRREIGRIVFISSGGTVYGNPRSLPVSEESPTEPLCSYGITKLAVEKYLALYRHLHGLEYVILRPSNPYGIRQNPLGSQGAVSVFLWRLARGESLDIWGDGSVVRDYVFIGDLVDGIYRASVSRTPSRIFNLGSGRGISLNQLLSVIHTVTGREAAVRYSGGRRFDVPEIYLDIERARRELGWEPVTTLEEGIGRTWRQVLEACRS, from the coding sequence ATGAGGGCTCTCGTACTGGGCGGCAACGGCTTCATCGGATCGCATCTTACGGACCGGCTGCTTATGGAAGGCCACGACGTACGGGTGTTCGACAAGTACGAAGAGCGCTGTCGGCCCCCCCTGCGCGGGGTGGATTATCACCTCGGCGATTTCGGCAACCGCGGCCTCCTGGCGGAGGCTCTCCGGGACCGGGAGGTAGTTTACCACCTGGTCTGGAATACCGTGCCGAAGACCTCCAACGACGACGCCTTCTTTGACGTCTCCTCCAACCTGGCGGACACCTTGTTTCTTCTCGAGGAATGCGTCCGCCGGGAAATCGGCCGGATCGTCTTCATCTCCTCGGGGGGGACCGTGTACGGGAATCCCCGGAGCCTGCCCGTTTCCGAGGAGAGCCCCACCGAGCCCCTTTGCTCGTACGGCATCACGAAGCTGGCGGTGGAGAAATACCTGGCCCTGTACCGCCATCTGCACGGGCTGGAATACGTGATTCTCCGGCCCTCCAATCCCTACGGCATCCGGCAGAATCCGCTCGGGTCCCAGGGGGCCGTCTCGGTTTTCCTCTGGCGGCTGGCCCGGGGGGAATCCCTGGATATCTGGGGAGACGGCAGCGTCGTCCGGGACTACGTGTTCATCGGGGACCTGGTGGACGGCATCTACCGGGCCTCCGTCTCCCGGACGCCGTCCCGGATTTTCAATCTCGGCAGCGGCCGGGGGATTTCCCTCAATCAATTGCTGTCGGTGATCCATACCGTTACCGGGAGGGAGGCGGCCGTCCGCTACAGCGGCGGGAGACGATTCGACGTGCCGGAGATCTATCTCGACATCGAAAGGGCAAGGCGTGAACTGGGATGGGAACCCGTGACCACCCTGGAGGAAGGCATCGGGCGGACCTGGAGGCAGGTCCTGGAGGCCTGCCGGTCGTGA
- a CDS encoding oligosaccharide flippase family protein — translation MKLSDFVHHVFTVGLGSAGAFFFNIAVIPLITRLYAPEAYAGWALMMSTAILFSSIATLRFELALVLPRSDKEASNLFVICLAVSLLVAAASGLLLPLFQDELIGSGFRQELKHWLLYISYLVAVAGFYQACLHWCVRKKEFQWYAMMQLLLPLIVCLVQIVMAMTGRKDSSGLIIGTLAGQSVVIILMLALISGKYGRAIARSVSWAEILHLFSRYRVYPTHMTPYTLIGTFRERVPYFLLAGYASKESLGFYGLSSRVINVPNSLLSSAIRPVFFQSGASAGLEALEGRLKTLLYTISICAIPFWVLFLFHAETLFALFFGEAWREAGLYAAVLSAPIIPRLLGNWMDRSFDVLGRQRLLFKLDFVSSVIVIGLFTLVMVVLENILLAIVLQSLILTIYHFYLLHVIFSEADFKKLNLMGLLKLLAGLTAVSGALSCICMVLLNPFAAIVVNGTVIILCMAVYVSCSGLFAEGM, via the coding sequence GTGAAGCTGTCCGACTTTGTCCATCATGTTTTCACGGTTGGTTTGGGAAGTGCTGGTGCTTTTTTCTTTAATATTGCTGTAATCCCGCTTATTACACGCCTCTATGCGCCGGAGGCTTACGCGGGATGGGCCCTGATGATGAGTACCGCCATTCTCTTCAGCTCCATTGCAACGTTGCGCTTCGAACTTGCCCTGGTTCTTCCCAGGTCCGACAAGGAGGCTTCGAATCTCTTCGTTATCTGCCTGGCTGTTTCGTTGCTCGTTGCTGCGGCCTCCGGTCTGCTGCTGCCGTTGTTCCAGGACGAGCTGATTGGCAGCGGGTTCCGCCAGGAACTGAAGCATTGGTTGTTATACATATCCTATCTTGTCGCAGTGGCGGGATTTTACCAGGCATGCCTGCACTGGTGTGTGAGAAAGAAGGAATTTCAATGGTACGCGATGATGCAGTTACTCTTGCCTCTGATTGTGTGCCTGGTGCAAATCGTAATGGCCATGACTGGCCGGAAGGACTCCTCGGGCCTGATCATCGGGACTTTGGCCGGCCAGTCTGTGGTGATTATTCTCATGCTTGCATTGATATCGGGTAAATATGGACGCGCTATCGCCCGCAGTGTCTCATGGGCGGAAATCCTGCATTTGTTTTCTCGCTACCGTGTCTATCCGACTCACATGACGCCTTACACCCTGATAGGGACGTTTCGCGAGCGGGTTCCGTATTTTCTGCTTGCCGGGTATGCCAGCAAGGAAAGCCTCGGATTTTATGGATTGTCTTCACGGGTGATCAATGTTCCCAATAGCCTTCTCAGCAGCGCCATACGGCCTGTCTTTTTCCAGAGCGGGGCATCCGCGGGCTTGGAAGCTCTGGAAGGGAGATTGAAGACACTTCTATATACAATCTCCATTTGTGCCATTCCCTTCTGGGTTCTCTTCCTGTTTCACGCCGAGACCCTGTTCGCGTTGTTTTTCGGCGAAGCCTGGCGTGAGGCCGGTCTCTACGCCGCCGTTCTTTCAGCTCCCATCATTCCGAGACTGCTCGGCAATTGGATGGATCGTTCATTTGACGTTCTTGGCCGTCAGCGCCTCCTGTTCAAGCTGGATTTTGTCTCATCCGTCATCGTCATCGGGTTGTTCACGCTGGTGATGGTCGTACTGGAGAACATTCTTCTGGCAATCGTTTTGCAATCGCTGATTTTAACAATTTACCACTTCTATCTTCTCCATGTCATTTTCAGCGAGGCTGATTTCAAGAAACTGAACCTGATGGGCCTGCTGAAGCTCCTTGCCGGTTTGACAGCTGTTTCGGGAGCACTCAGCTGCATCTGTATGGTGTTGCTCAATCCGTTTGCTGCGATTGTTGTGAACGGCACGGTCATCATTCTTTGTATGGCCGTTTACGTATCCTGCTCCGGCTTGTTTGCAGAAGGGATGTAG
- a CDS encoding glycosyltransferase — protein sequence MSLPKVTVLMPVHNGLPYLERAVDSILRQTHPEFELLVIDDASTDESGDILSAMRDPRIRLVRHEKNMDLVATLNEGLGLAQGEYVARMDQDDISLPERLEKQAAFLDRHRDVGIVAAGARLIDERDRPGAVLPLLTGHDLLRWSFCFGCPIAHAGVMMRRSLILEVGAYREEAFRCEDYDLWTRAAGKTRLAMIPEVLLHLRRHASSMTRVWPEDNVRNALRVASAHIRTILGEEPPPGVLRTLWLQEVRNPAEATAAADWVGRLCDAMLSDPSLAFVERRGIRLDAAARLFMLFARGISHPALWPALGRSLKMDPLVIARQAWSVTQRHFPGMAIS from the coding sequence GTGAGTCTGCCGAAGGTAACGGTCCTGATGCCGGTCCACAACGGCCTTCCCTACCTGGAGCGGGCCGTGGACAGCATCCTGCGCCAGACTCACCCAGAGTTCGAGCTTCTCGTCATTGACGATGCGTCTACCGACGAAAGCGGCGACATCCTGTCCGCCATGCGGGATCCGAGGATCCGGCTCGTCCGGCATGAAAAGAACATGGATCTGGTCGCGACGCTCAACGAAGGGCTGGGCCTGGCGCAGGGGGAGTATGTCGCCCGGATGGACCAGGACGACATCAGCCTGCCGGAGCGCCTGGAGAAACAGGCGGCGTTCCTGGACCGGCACAGGGACGTGGGCATCGTGGCGGCGGGAGCGAGGCTGATCGACGAGCGGGACCGTCCCGGAGCCGTCCTGCCGCTCCTGACAGGGCATGATCTCCTCCGCTGGTCTTTCTGTTTCGGCTGCCCGATCGCCCATGCGGGCGTGATGATGCGCCGTTCCCTGATCCTGGAGGTGGGAGCCTATCGCGAAGAGGCCTTCCGCTGCGAGGACTATGACCTCTGGACCCGTGCGGCTGGAAAAACCAGGCTGGCGATGATCCCGGAAGTGCTCCTGCACCTGCGTCGGCATGCCTCGAGCATGACACGCGTCTGGCCGGAGGACAACGTCCGGAATGCCCTGCGCGTTGCGTCGGCCCATATCCGGACAATCCTGGGCGAGGAGCCGCCGCCGGGGGTGCTCCGGACCCTCTGGCTTCAGGAGGTCAGGAACCCCGCCGAAGCGACGGCGGCAGCGGACTGGGTCGGCCGCCTCTGTGATGCAATGCTGTCCGATCCTTCCCTGGCTTTCGTGGAAAGAAGGGGAATCCGTCTCGACGCCGCGGCGAGGCTGTTCATGCTTTTCGCAAGGGGGATTTCGCATCCGGCCTTGTGGCCGGCGCTGGGCCGGTCCCTGAAGATGGACCCGCTGGTGATCGCCCGGCAGGCGTGGTCGGTGACGCAGCGGCATTTCCCCGGGATGGCGATTTCATGA
- a CDS encoding nucleotidyltransferase family protein: MKILVMCGGRGRRLGKLTDRVPKPLVCLNGKTILELKIEEYLRQGCRNFIFCTGYRGDLIREAVRRYEDRIDAVFSDAGEEAGILERLCHARELFDDQVFMTYGDTFTNLSLAKLLAFHEEGGHEATLVTAPIQNPFGLVEFDGRNRVTSFREKPVLKYYIGHAVVRKSALRFVPDEIRRMRDGEGLVAFFKILMAMERLGAYEHTGLEISFNTPDELKMAEEKLCQFYTMSEVEDGLEG; the protein is encoded by the coding sequence ATGAAGATTCTCGTCATGTGCGGGGGGCGCGGCCGGCGCCTGGGGAAGCTCACGGACCGGGTTCCCAAGCCCCTGGTCTGTCTCAACGGGAAGACCATCCTGGAACTCAAGATCGAGGAATATTTGCGGCAGGGTTGCCGGAATTTCATCTTCTGTACCGGATACCGCGGGGATCTCATCCGGGAGGCGGTCCGCCGGTATGAGGACCGGATCGACGCCGTATTCTCCGATGCCGGGGAGGAGGCAGGCATCCTGGAGCGCCTCTGCCATGCCAGGGAGCTGTTCGACGACCAGGTCTTCATGACCTACGGGGACACCTTCACCAACCTGTCCCTGGCAAAGCTGCTCGCGTTCCACGAGGAAGGGGGCCACGAGGCCACCCTGGTCACGGCCCCCATTCAGAACCCCTTCGGGCTGGTGGAGTTCGACGGCCGCAACCGGGTGACCAGCTTCCGGGAGAAGCCGGTCCTGAAGTACTACATCGGTCATGCGGTGGTCCGGAAATCGGCCCTCCGGTTCGTGCCTGACGAGATCCGCCGCATGAGGGACGGGGAGGGCCTGGTGGCCTTTTTCAAGATCCTGATGGCCATGGAAAGGCTCGGGGCTTATGAGCACACGGGGCTGGAGATCAGTTTCAACACTCCCGACGAGCTGAAAATGGCAGAAGAGAAACTCTGTCAATTCTATACGATGTCCGAGGTGGAGGATGGTCTGGAAGGATAA
- a CDS encoding class I SAM-dependent methyltransferase, translating into MVGSVVNRIRALLGHPPGEAMVNASCREFEVNKWVLSEFILRELVPVVGIHPFPLDELLLMTGAVCRCRPRHIYEWGTNIGTSARIFFETARRFRLQTEIHSIDLPDDTDHVEHPRKRRGILVRGRENVRLYQGDGLEVSLRLSRDLDPGTPLLFFLDGDHGYDSVSRELNEIMEKRPGASILIHDTFNQSSESGYNTGPWRAVKDALRAFPGRYARLSTQAGLPGMTLLVPDAAGSAGKE; encoded by the coding sequence ATGGTCGGAAGCGTCGTGAACCGGATCCGTGCCCTGTTGGGTCATCCTCCGGGGGAAGCCATGGTGAATGCCTCGTGCCGCGAGTTCGAGGTGAACAAATGGGTTCTGTCGGAGTTCATCCTGCGGGAGCTTGTTCCCGTTGTCGGAATTCACCCGTTTCCGCTCGACGAACTGCTGCTGATGACCGGCGCCGTGTGCCGCTGCCGTCCCCGGCATATCTACGAATGGGGGACGAACATCGGCACGTCGGCGAGGATTTTCTTCGAGACGGCCCGGCGTTTCCGCCTGCAAACGGAGATCCATTCCATCGACCTGCCGGACGACACGGATCATGTGGAACATCCTCGCAAGCGGCGGGGAATCCTGGTCCGGGGCCGGGAAAACGTCCGGCTCTACCAGGGGGACGGCCTGGAGGTTTCCCTCCGCCTCTCCCGTGACCTGGACCCGGGGACTCCCCTCCTTTTTTTCCTCGACGGAGATCACGGCTACGACTCGGTTTCCAGGGAACTGAATGAGATCATGGAGAAGCGGCCGGGGGCATCCATTCTCATACACGATACATTCAATCAGTCATCCGAATCCGGTTACAACACAGGCCCGTGGCGGGCCGTCAAAGACGCCCTGCGGGCTTTCCCCGGGCGCTATGCCCGCCTTTCCACGCAGGCCGGGCTACCCGGCATGACCCTTCTCGTTCCCGATGCAGCCGGATCGGCCGGGAAGGAATAG
- the asnB gene encoding asparagine synthase (glutamine-hydrolyzing): protein MCGIAGIINKDPVPTGTETLRAMMEAMGHRGPDDEGIYSSGQLSLGHRRLSIIDLSPAGRQPMRFRDLVIIYNGEIYNYLELRQELESLGRRFETGTDTEVILQAFDAWGDECLQRFTGMWAFAIFDEAKREIFLARDRFGIKPLYYRDGEKRFLFASEIKAILAGGVTARMNEQRLIEYLVVGITDHTEETCFEGIHQLLPGCWMRIDLLSGRIRGQRYYYPADRAVTPPPTGDDFAAALKRSVHLHLRSDVPVGTCLSGGLDSSVVAALAAAMNRENGNSRFDAVTARSENPETDETPYARQVVGHCGLRWHVAAPGYEDFAGHIEACLWFQEEPVGSPSVFMQYWVMKKAKEAGLKVMLDGQGGDETLLGYERYYIAYFLELLRKGRLRDLLREYILAVRNSRMSFWWFLASVGYFSCYPLRRSVLKRRSRFLKREALARSYPLIRSLSRDFFRLRDLQITEIMGQQLSHLLRYEDRNSMAFSIEARVPFIEADCVRTALDLPAAEKIREGYTKYPLRKLAEEILPGEIAWRRNKIGFEAPADLWQKRHQAVMQAEIDRSCVLNRICNRIPDLGTLNTEMQWRLYNIAIWERMFDVSSQD, encoded by the coding sequence ATGTGCGGCATTGCCGGAATCATAAACAAGGATCCCGTCCCCACCGGGACGGAGACGCTGCGGGCCATGATGGAGGCCATGGGCCATCGCGGTCCCGATGATGAGGGGATCTATTCGTCCGGGCAGCTGAGTCTGGGCCACCGGCGCCTGTCCATTATCGACCTGTCCCCCGCCGGACGCCAGCCCATGCGCTTCCGGGACCTGGTGATCATCTACAATGGCGAAATCTATAACTATTTGGAGCTGCGGCAGGAACTGGAGAGCCTGGGGCGAAGGTTCGAGACCGGGACGGACACCGAGGTGATCCTTCAGGCATTCGATGCCTGGGGGGATGAGTGCCTGCAGCGTTTTACGGGGATGTGGGCCTTCGCGATTTTCGATGAAGCAAAGCGGGAGATTTTCCTTGCCCGGGACCGCTTCGGCATCAAGCCCCTCTATTACCGGGACGGCGAAAAGCGTTTCCTTTTCGCCTCGGAAATAAAGGCGATCCTGGCCGGGGGCGTTACCGCCCGTATGAACGAACAGCGCCTCATCGAATACCTGGTGGTGGGGATCACCGACCATACGGAGGAGACCTGTTTCGAGGGCATCCACCAGCTCCTGCCCGGATGCTGGATGCGCATCGACCTACTGTCCGGACGGATCAGGGGACAGCGGTATTATTATCCGGCGGACCGGGCGGTCACGCCGCCTCCGACCGGCGACGATTTCGCCGCCGCCCTGAAGCGTTCCGTTCACCTGCACCTTCGCAGCGATGTTCCCGTCGGGACGTGCCTTTCCGGGGGGCTCGACTCTTCCGTCGTGGCAGCCCTGGCGGCAGCCATGAACCGGGAGAACGGCAACAGCCGCTTCGACGCGGTCACGGCCCGGTCGGAAAACCCGGAAACGGACGAAACCCCGTATGCCCGGCAGGTCGTAGGACATTGCGGCCTCCGGTGGCATGTTGCCGCTCCCGGTTACGAGGATTTCGCCGGGCACATTGAGGCATGCCTGTGGTTTCAGGAGGAGCCGGTCGGCAGTCCATCCGTTTTCATGCAGTACTGGGTCATGAAAAAGGCGAAGGAGGCGGGCCTGAAGGTCATGCTGGACGGCCAGGGAGGCGACGAGACTCTCCTGGGGTACGAGCGGTACTACATCGCGTACTTCCTGGAGCTTTTGCGGAAAGGACGCCTGCGGGACCTTCTTCGCGAATATATCCTGGCCGTCCGGAATTCACGCATGAGCTTCTGGTGGTTTCTCGCGTCCGTCGGCTACTTTTCCTGTTATCCCCTGCGAAGGTCCGTCCTCAAGCGGCGGTCCCGTTTCCTGAAGCGGGAAGCGCTGGCCCGATCCTATCCCCTGATCCGCAGCCTGTCCCGGGATTTTTTCCGGCTCCGGGATCTGCAGATCACGGAGATCATGGGACAGCAGCTTTCCCATCTGCTTCGCTACGAGGACCGGAACTCCATGGCCTTTTCCATCGAGGCCAGGGTTCCCTTCATCGAGGCCGACTGCGTCCGCACGGCCCTGGACCTGCCGGCCGCCGAGAAGATCCGGGAGGGGTACACGAAGTATCCGTTGAGAAAGCTGGCGGAGGAAATCCTGCCCGGGGAAATCGCCTGGCGGCGCAACAAGATCGGATTCGAGGCGCCTGCCGATTTGTGGCAGAAACGGCATCAGGCAGTCATGCAGGCTGAGATCGATCGCTCATGCGTGCTCAACAGGATTTGCAATCGGATTCCCGACCTCGGAACTTTGAATACCGAGATGCAATGGCGTCTTTATAACATCGCCATCTGGGAGAGGATGTTCGATGTCTCATCACAGGACTGA
- a CDS encoding NAD-dependent epimerase/dehydratase family protein, whose translation MVWKDKSVLVTGGAGFIGSHLTKRLVRLGARVSVLVKYRSIIDNVRLSPVWDDIQVIEGDLRNIDSLKPFRDQSYDTVFHLAAYNHVGDSFLHVNEALMSNAVATANLLESAPEFGRFIYISSSEVYGYQTAVPFSEGFTPFPISPYAIGKYAGELYARMKRHVTNQPIVCVRPFNTFGPYQSERAVIPELIGRCLRGLPVETTEGIQTREFNYVDNIVDAFVIVAGMPVPPEDQVVNIGSNREIAIRDLVRRIHEATGSKSELRIGHLPNRPTEIWRMCADNERAAECLGWTPRVTFEEGLERTVAWYRRYLDVFHQPRSALNEL comes from the coding sequence ATGGTCTGGAAGGATAAGAGCGTTCTGGTGACGGGAGGGGCCGGGTTCATCGGTTCCCATTTGACGAAGCGGCTGGTCCGGCTGGGAGCCCGGGTCTCGGTCCTGGTGAAATACCGGAGCATCATCGACAATGTCCGCCTGAGCCCGGTCTGGGACGACATCCAGGTGATCGAGGGGGATCTCAGAAACATCGATTCCCTGAAGCCGTTCCGCGACCAGTCTTATGACACGGTCTTTCACCTCGCGGCTTACAACCACGTCGGGGACAGCTTCCTGCACGTGAACGAGGCCCTCATGTCCAATGCCGTGGCGACGGCCAACCTCCTGGAGTCCGCCCCCGAATTTGGGCGATTCATCTACATTTCCTCCTCGGAGGTCTACGGCTACCAGACGGCGGTTCCCTTTTCGGAGGGTTTCACGCCGTTTCCCATCTCGCCGTATGCCATCGGCAAATATGCGGGGGAGCTTTACGCCCGGATGAAACGGCACGTCACGAACCAGCCCATCGTCTGTGTGCGGCCCTTCAACACGTTCGGTCCCTACCAGAGCGAGCGGGCCGTGATCCCCGAACTGATCGGCCGCTGCCTCCGGGGGCTTCCCGTGGAGACCACGGAGGGCATCCAGACGCGGGAGTTCAACTACGTGGACAACATCGTCGATGCCTTCGTAATTGTCGCCGGGATGCCCGTTCCTCCGGAGGACCAGGTCGTCAACATCGGCTCCAACCGGGAGATCGCCATCCGGGACCTGGTCCGCCGGATCCACGAGGCAACGGGCTCGAAGTCGGAGCTCCGGATCGGCCATCTCCCGAACCGTCCCACGGAGATCTGGCGCATGTGCGCAGACAACGAGCGGGCCGCCGAATGCCTCGGCTGGACCCCCCGGGTCACCTTCGAAGAGGGGCTGGAGCGGACGGTTGCATGGTATCGGCGGTACCTGGACGTGTTCCATCAGCCCCGGTCCGCCCTCAACGAGCTGTGA
- a CDS encoding NAD-dependent epimerase/dehydratase family protein: MRIGITGSQGFIGGFLSRFLSGDGHDVIPLDAFTRRSTNEKNRNDFPCGLDWVLHFGASTSIPRSFEDPLAVYANNTGSTLLALEIARLSRAPFLFMSSYVYGRPQYLPIDESHPVEALNPYMGSKIAGEVISRQWGGLTGIPVIALRGFLIYGDSRSPGRLIPDLLDSARRGTPFVLKDPAPRRDYLYIRDFAALVRAILSTEPVPAGTYNVGGGETHSNLEVAGLFRLLSPTPFSLEIADLPRRNDVDDISVDIRLVKRAFTWEPRYSLEEGIKELLSDPRQEAF, from the coding sequence ATGAGAATCGGGATCACCGGATCGCAGGGCTTCATCGGCGGGTTCCTCTCCCGTTTCCTGTCCGGGGACGGGCACGACGTGATCCCCCTGGACGCCTTCACCCGCCGTTCCACGAATGAGAAAAACCGGAACGATTTCCCCTGCGGGCTGGATTGGGTCCTCCATTTCGGCGCCTCCACGTCGATTCCCAGGAGCTTCGAGGACCCGTTGGCAGTATATGCCAACAACACGGGATCCACGCTGCTCGCTCTGGAGATCGCCAGGCTCTCCCGTGCCCCCTTTCTCTTCATGAGTTCCTATGTTTACGGTCGGCCGCAGTATCTCCCCATCGACGAGTCCCATCCCGTCGAGGCCCTGAATCCTTACATGGGGAGCAAGATCGCCGGCGAGGTGATCAGCCGGCAGTGGGGTGGCCTGACAGGCATTCCCGTCATCGCCCTTCGCGGCTTTCTGATCTACGGGGACAGCCGGTCGCCGGGGCGCCTGATCCCGGACCTCCTGGATTCGGCGAGGCGCGGAACCCCTTTTGTGCTCAAGGACCCAGCGCCCCGGAGAGACTACCTGTACATCCGGGATTTTGCCGCCCTGGTCCGGGCGATCCTTTCTACGGAGCCCGTACCGGCGGGAACGTACAACGTAGGCGGTGGCGAGACCCACAGCAACCTGGAGGTGGCCGGGCTTTTCCGGCTGCTTTCTCCGACGCCTTTTTCGCTGGAGATCGCGGACCTGCCGAGAAGAAACGACGTCGATGACATCTCCGTGGACATTCGCCTCGTGAAGCGGGCATTCACATGGGAGCCCCGCTATTCTCTTGAGGAAGGGATCAAGGAGCTTCTGTCCGACCCCCGGCAGGAGGCGTTCTGA
- a CDS encoding glycosyltransferase → MKRKILVWPSTYPTEASFVSGIFTKEQAEVLSRRYDVAVALARVPSWRRMLKGQDRPRTMEGTHNGLPMFRQEAIAPPRSFLLRVMFYRMLAEKLFVRVMDRWGRPDLIHAYMVYPAGWTAVRIAGRHGIPVVLTEYTGPFSVHLETRLQRRLVRETLDSCHHLVTASPGLAREIESFRPVRNVSPLGIMVKSAFFVPPAEARTPGPRTRFLTVALLDPAKGIHNLVEALHLLELRGLKNCELWIGGDGPARASLEAQARRLGVESRCRFLGMLKPDEVRSWMQQCDVFVLPSLVETFGVVIGEAMACGKPVIATRCTGPEFIITKENGLLVEINDSGDLTAAMEKVLTGGVRFDTAAIRRSVTDRFGEEVYLENLSRIYESVLAEKGGC, encoded by the coding sequence ATGAAACGGAAGATCCTGGTCTGGCCGTCCACCTATCCCACGGAGGCGTCCTTCGTCAGCGGCATTTTCACCAAGGAGCAGGCCGAGGTCCTCTCCAGGCGTTACGACGTGGCGGTTGCCCTGGCGCGGGTCCCCAGCTGGAGGAGGATGCTGAAGGGGCAGGACCGGCCCCGAACGATGGAGGGAACCCACAACGGTCTCCCCATGTTTCGCCAGGAAGCCATCGCCCCGCCGCGATCGTTTCTCCTGCGCGTGATGTTCTATCGAATGCTGGCGGAAAAGCTCTTCGTCCGGGTGATGGACCGCTGGGGTCGGCCGGATCTCATCCATGCCTACATGGTCTATCCCGCCGGATGGACGGCCGTCCGCATTGCAGGCAGGCACGGCATTCCCGTCGTTCTGACCGAATACACGGGACCGTTCTCGGTGCACCTGGAAACGCGCCTGCAGCGGCGCCTGGTCCGGGAGACCCTCGATTCCTGCCATCACCTCGTGACCGCCAGCCCGGGGCTGGCGAGGGAGATCGAATCGTTCCGGCCGGTGAGGAACGTCTCACCCCTCGGGATCATGGTGAAGTCCGCGTTCTTCGTTCCACCTGCGGAAGCCCGGACTCCCGGCCCGCGCACCCGGTTCCTGACGGTTGCGCTCCTGGATCCGGCCAAGGGGATCCACAACCTCGTGGAGGCGCTTCACTTGCTGGAGCTGAGGGGCTTGAAGAACTGCGAGCTCTGGATCGGCGGGGACGGCCCGGCCAGGGCCTCGCTGGAGGCGCAGGCGAGGCGCCTGGGGGTGGAAAGCCGCTGCCGCTTCCTGGGGATGCTCAAACCGGACGAGGTCCGCAGCTGGATGCAGCAGTGCGACGTCTTTGTCCTGCCCAGCCTCGTGGAGACGTTCGGTGTGGTTATCGGGGAGGCCATGGCCTGTGGGAAGCCGGTGATCGCAACCCGATGCACCGGTCCGGAGTTCATCATTACGAAGGAGAACGGCCTGCTGGTTGAAATAAACGACAGCGGGGATCTCACCGCAGCCATGGAAAAGGTCCTGACGGGCGGCGTCCGTTTCGATACGGCGGCCATCCGCAGGAGCGTCACGGACCGCTTCGGCGAGGAGGTTTACCTGGAAAACCTTTCGCGGATTTATGAATCCGTGCTGGCCGAAAAAGGCGGCTGCTGA
- a CDS encoding alpha-1,2-fucosyltransferase, whose product MVIVRLNGGLGNQLFQYAAGRMLADFHRTELKLDLNAFHAGQGRTYRLNHFRIRESVADEEEIDALCGPPRNSFRGIAFRFLQRLKPFHRRSIFHERHIGRYDPDILKTPKSVYLRGYWQSEKYFLPVADAIRREVVGTEPPDARSRDLKAEILRTSSVSVHVRRGDYVTDPAAREVHRLCDDDYYRRCVRFLEDRVEDLHCFVFSDEPEWVRRNLDLGRPSVVVDHNGGEKDYEDLLLMSRCRHHIIANSSFSWWGAWLSGYPEKIVLAPRSWFRAGTLEETDIVPDSWIRM is encoded by the coding sequence ATGGTGATCGTACGCCTGAACGGGGGGCTCGGGAATCAGCTGTTCCAATATGCGGCGGGCCGAATGCTGGCCGATTTCCACCGGACGGAGCTGAAGCTGGATCTGAATGCCTTTCACGCCGGTCAGGGGCGTACCTACCGTCTGAATCACTTCCGGATCCGGGAAAGCGTTGCCGACGAGGAGGAAATCGACGCCCTCTGCGGACCGCCCCGGAATTCATTCCGGGGGATTGCCTTTCGCTTCCTTCAGAGGTTGAAGCCGTTCCATCGGCGTTCCATCTTCCACGAAAGGCATATCGGACGCTACGATCCGGACATCCTTAAAACTCCGAAGAGCGTTTATCTCCGCGGATACTGGCAGAGTGAAAAGTATTTTCTGCCCGTCGCCGACGCCATCCGGAGAGAAGTCGTCGGGACGGAACCCCCGGACGCCCGTAGCCGGGACCTGAAGGCGGAAATCCTCCGGACCTCCTCTGTGAGCGTCCATGTGCGCCGGGGGGACTACGTGACGGACCCTGCGGCACGCGAGGTCCACCGTCTCTGCGACGATGATTATTACCGGCGCTGTGTGCGGTTCCTGGAGGACAGGGTGGAGGATCTCCACTGTTTCGTCTTTTCCGACGAGCCCGAGTGGGTGCGGCGGAACCTGGACCTGGGGAGGCCGTCCGTCGTGGTGGATCACAACGGCGGGGAGAAGGACTACGAAGACCTGCTTCTCATGAGCCGGTGCCGTCACCACATCATCGCGAACAGCAGTTTCAGCTGGTGGGGTGCCTGGCTGAGCGGATATCCCGAAAAAATCGTTCTGGCACCGCGAAGCTGGTTCCGGGCGGGCACCCTGGAGGAGACCGACATCGTTCCGGATTCCTGGATCAGGATGTAG